The following proteins come from a genomic window of Dioscorea cayenensis subsp. rotundata cultivar TDr96_F1 unplaced genomic scaffold, TDr96_F1_v2_PseudoChromosome.rev07_lg8_w22 25.fasta BLBR01002128.1, whole genome shotgun sequence:
- the LOC120257446 gene encoding U-box domain-containing protein 7-like — translation MSKSQTHLSNNKTNNNSLLQLLLQSFTNFLKCIPSSSPQTNNNSNTIQNTTTTITSMPSESKFTISVQKRTVQSSVKQLHFGGWDEKKVAAKEIKRLAGEGHSTKKLLAELGVITSLVLMLVESTDDHLRCLAIDALIELAKGTFRNKALIVEAGLVAKLPNIIIATQEEEQEEDSSTIVKLKLATLLQSISSLTKTHISITPQTILPFLTTILTTPTKLDPNLKLKCLSTLYNLSTKLETLNLVSSSVPLVHALLTLSLHDQSELAVAILANLVLSSRGKKAIEDDPMVPQALIDIITWHDKPMGQELVMYILMVLANGSSAQRMKMRGLGIVPLLLEVALLGSSALAQKRALKMLEWFKDESRVVQMGVHSGPQEDRFSDPAGTSSSSPEESRRAVRRLVRQSLHQNIKMMTRRGNGSQGSTSLVKSLVVNRSSKSLPY, via the exons ATGTCCAAGTCTCAAACTCATCTCTCcaacaacaaaaccaacaacaaTTCACTCCTACAACTACTTCTTCAATCTTTCACTAACTTCCTCAAATGCATCCCTTCTTCATCTCCTCAAACCAACAACAACTCCAACACCATCCAAAACACAACCACAACAATCACTTCCATGCCTTCGGAGTCAAAATTCACCATCTCCGTTCAAAAAAGGACCGTGCAGAGCTCGGTGAAGCAACTACACTTTGGTGGGTGGGACGAGAAAAAGGTGGCAGCAAAAGAGATCAAAAGGTTGGCCGGAGAAGGACATAGCACGAAAAAATTGTTAGCTGAGCTCGGTGTAATAACTTCGCTTGTTTTGATGCTTGTTGAGTCCACTGATGATCATCTCCGGTGTTTGGCTATCGATGCTCTTATAGAACTTGCTAAAGGTACATTCAG AAACAAGGCACTAATAGTAGAGGCAGGACTTGTAGCCAAGCTACCAAACATAATCATCGCgacacaagaagaagaacaagaagaagactcATCAACAATAGTAAAACTCAAACTAGCCACCCTTCTCCAATCCATCTCCTCTCTCACAAAAACCCACATCTCCATCACACCCCAAACCATCCTCCCATTCTTAACCACCATCCTCACCACACCAACAAAACTTGACCCaaacctcaagctcaaatgcCTATCCACTCTCTACAACCTCTCCACTAAGCTAGAAACATTAAACCTTGTATCCTCAAGTGTACCACTAGTCCATGCTCTCCTAACACTCTCACTCCATGACCAATCTGAGCTAGCTGTAGCAATACTTGCCAACTTGGTTTTGAGCTCTAGAGGGAAGAAGGCCATTGAAGATGATCCCATGGTGCCACAAGCCTTGATAGATATCATTACATGGCATGACAAACCAATGGGCCAAGAGTTAGTGATGTATATATTGATGGTGCTTGCAAATGGGAGTAGTGCTCAAAGGATGAAAATGAGAGGTTTGGGGATAGTGCCCTTGCTTTTGGAGGTGGCTTTGTTGGGGAGCAGTGCATTGGCACAGAAGAGAGCTTTGAAGATGTTGGAGTGGTTCAAGGATGAGAGCCGTGTTGTACAGATGGGAGTTCATTCAGGGCCACAAGAAGATCGGTTCTCGGACCCAGCTGGCACATCATCGTCATCACCGGAGGAGTCCCGGAGAGCTGTGAGGAGGTTGGTGAGGCAAAGTCTTCATCAGAATATAAAGATGATGACAAGGAGGGGGAATGGATCACAAGGGAGTACTTCCTTGGTTAAGTCTTTGGTTGTTAATAGAAGCTCTAAGAGTTTGCCTTACTAA
- the LOC120257450 gene encoding uncharacterized protein LOC120257450 codes for MGVELGEDSEYADSDAFQSASSTDEEELASSRARYPEFNGEVDMKNPQFKVGMKFRDFKQFKEAVRNYGIQNRYVMNFRPNTKKKCKAFCKKGCHFYLWVSPMVGDKSTVQIKSGVFKHECSKDHNNRHVRANWIAMNYLEQFRANPNWAISVIVQVVKTNQKVNVSRLKAYRVKCIAHRMIDGDEESQILRLHDYRLELIRTHPRSIVIIECNEDVFEGIYICLAPLRAGFLAGCRRLVSLDGCWLKGLYGGQLLSVVGIDANDCIYPIAWAIVRRETKDSWTKFLQVLAQDLRINDSQQWAFMSDRQKGLMPAIHELFPNSEHRYCVRHIHTNFKQTYKGKTLKDQLWSCARATYLSAYKRAIEGLKGMSLGAFEYMKKIEPKHWSRLHFHTQFKCDILLNNMCEVFNSQILKLGLRESLQ; via the exons ATGGGGGTTGAACTTGGTGAAGATAGTGAATATGCTGATTCAGATGCCTTCCAGTCTGCATCTTCTACAGATGAAGAGGAATTAGCTTCATCTAGGGCTAGATATCCTGAATTTAATGGTGAAGTTGACATGAAGAACCCCCAATTCAAAGTTGGTATGAAATTTAGGGATTTCAAACAATTTAAGGAGGCAGTCAGAAATTATGGGATACAAAATAGATACGTGATGAATTTTAGGCCCAACACAAAGAAAAAGTGCAAGGCTTTTTGTAAAAAGGGTTGTCATTTCTACTTGTGGGTATCACCAATGGTTGGAGACAAAAGCACAGTTCAGATAAAATCTGGAGTGTTTAAGCATGAGTGTTCCAAAGACCATAATAATAGACATGTCAGAGCAAATTGGATAGCAATGAATTACCTTGAACAATTTAGGGCAAACCCAAATTGGGCCATATCTGTTATTGTGCAGgttgtgaaaacaaatcaaaaagtAAATGTCAGTAGGTTGAAGGCATACAGGGTCAAGTGCATAGCACACAG GATgatagatggtgatgaggagTCACAAATCCTTAGGTTGCATGACTACAGGCTGGAATTGATTAGGACACACCCTAGGTCAATTGTTATCATTGAGTGTAACGAAGATGTGTTTGAAGGTATATATATTTGCCTTGCTCCTTTGAGAGCTGGCTTCTTGGCAGGTTGCAGGAGATTGGTGTCACTTGATGGATGCTGGCTTAAAGGGTTGTATGGAGGGCAATTACTATCTGTtgttgggatagatgcaaatgactgCATCTATCCCATAGCATGGGCTATTGTTAGGAGAGAAACCAAGGACAGTTGGACCAAATTTCTACAAGTGCTTGCACAAGACCTCAGAATTAATGACAGCCAGCAATGGGCCTTCATGTCTGATAGACAAAAG GGTTTAATGCCTGCAATACATGAATTATTCCCAAACAGCGAGCATAGGTACTGTGTTAGGCATATTCACACCAATTTCAAGCAAACATATAAGGGAAAAACACTTAAGGACCAACTTTGGTCATGTGCTAGGGCAACATACCTTTCTGCATATAAGAGAGCAATTGAAGGTTTGAAAGGTATGTCCCTAGGAGCATTTGAGTACATGAAAAAGATTGAACCGAAACATTGGAGTAGATTACACTT